The following are from one region of the Mangifera indica cultivar Alphonso chromosome 14, CATAS_Mindica_2.1, whole genome shotgun sequence genome:
- the LOC123196840 gene encoding polygalacturonase-like isoform X1, whose translation MENKTSYNLLLLLASLNLAFLFSSCSASASSFNVVSFGAKADGKSDSTKAFLDAWAQACGSATAATVYVPKGRFLLRNSVFAGQCKSTKITVRIDGTLVAPSDYNVIGNSKYWLLFQQVNTVTINGGILDGQGTGLWACKNSGKSCPGGATSISFMNSNNIVINGLTSQNSQLYHIVFNGCNNVKMQGVRISASRTSPNTDGIHVQLSTSVSIYNTRIATGDDCVSVGPGTANLWIENVQCGPGHGISIGSLGKHLEEPGVQNVTVKTTTFTGTQNGVRIKSWGRPSNGFARNILFQHAVMSNVQNPIIIDQNYCPDNINCPGRVSGVKISDVTYQDIHGSSATAVAVKFDCSSEYPCSRIRMENVKLTYNNQVASASCSHADGTSSGLVQPTSCL comes from the exons atggaaaacaaaacaagttacaatcttcttcttcttcttgcttcACTTAATCTTGCATTCTTGTTCTCTTCATGTTCTGCAAGTGCCAGTAGTTTCAATGTCGTCTCATTCGGGGCGAAGGCCGATGGAAAAAGTGACTCTACCAAGGCGTTTCTTGATGCTTGGGCTCAGGCCTGTGGCTCGGCAACTGCTGCAACCGTTTATGTTCCGAAGGGGAGGTTCTTGCTTCGTAATTCGGTGTTTGCAGGCCAATGCAAGAGCACAAAAATCACTGTAAGGATTGATGGGACGCTGGTTGCTCCATCTGATTATAATGTTATTGGAAATTCGAAGTATTGGCTTCTCTTTCAGCAAGTTAATACAGTCACCATTAATGGTGGCATTCTTGATGGGCAAGGAACTGGCTTGTGGGCATGCAAAAACTCTGGAAAAAGTTGCCCTGGTGGTGCCACG TCAATAAGCTTTATGAATTCCAACAACATTGTCATCAATGGATTAACATCACAAAACAGCCAACTTTACCACATTGTTTTCAATGGTTGCAACAATGTGAAGATGCAAGGCGTCAGGATTTCAGCCTCCAGGACAAGCCCCAACACTGACGGCATTCATGTCCAGTTATCGACCAGCGTCTCGATCTACAACACCAGGATCGCAACCGGTGATGACTGTGTCTCAGTTGGCCCCGGAACCGCCAACCTGTGGATTGAAAATGTTCAATGTGGCCCTGGACATGGAATCAG CATTGGAAGTTTGGGCAAGCATTTGGAAGAGCCTGGAGTGCAAAATGTGACAGTTAAAACTACAACATTTACTGGTACTCAAAATGGAGTCAGAATAAAATCTTGGGGGAGACCAAGCAATGGATTTGCGAGGAACATTCTCTTTCAACATGCAGTGATGTCAAATGTCCAGAATCCCATCATTATTGATCAAAATTACTGTCCTGACAATATAAATTGCCCTGGCAGG GTTTCAGGTGTAAAAATAAGCGATGTAACATACCAAGACATTCATGGAAGCTCTGCAACAGCAGTGGCCGTGAAGTTTGATTGCAGTTCAGAGTATCCATGCTCCAGGATAAGAATGGAAAACGTGAAGCTTACATACAACAATCAAGTGGCATCAGCATCTTGCAGCCATGCTGATGGAACGTCTTCTGGTTTAGTTCAACCCACCAGTTGCTTGTAG
- the LOC123196840 gene encoding polygalacturonase-like isoform X2 has protein sequence MENKTSYNLLLLLASLNLAFLFSSCSASASSFNVVSFGAKADGKSDSTKAFLDAWAQACGSATAATVYVPKGRFLLRNSVFAGQCKSTKITVRIDGTLVAPSDYNVIGNSKYWLLFQQVNTVTINGGILDGQGTGLWACKNSGKSCPGGATSISFMNSNNIVINGLTSQNSQLYHIVFNGCNNVKMQGVRISASRTSPNTDGIHVQLSTSVSIYNTRIATGDDCVSVGPGTANLWIENVQCGPGHGISIGSLGKHLEEPGVQNVTVKTTTFTGTQNGVRIKSWGRPSNGFARNILFQHAVMSNVSGVKISDVTYQDIHGSSATAVAVKFDCSSEYPCSRIRMENVKLTYNNQVASASCSHADGTSSGLVQPTSCL, from the exons atggaaaacaaaacaagttacaatcttcttcttcttcttgcttcACTTAATCTTGCATTCTTGTTCTCTTCATGTTCTGCAAGTGCCAGTAGTTTCAATGTCGTCTCATTCGGGGCGAAGGCCGATGGAAAAAGTGACTCTACCAAGGCGTTTCTTGATGCTTGGGCTCAGGCCTGTGGCTCGGCAACTGCTGCAACCGTTTATGTTCCGAAGGGGAGGTTCTTGCTTCGTAATTCGGTGTTTGCAGGCCAATGCAAGAGCACAAAAATCACTGTAAGGATTGATGGGACGCTGGTTGCTCCATCTGATTATAATGTTATTGGAAATTCGAAGTATTGGCTTCTCTTTCAGCAAGTTAATACAGTCACCATTAATGGTGGCATTCTTGATGGGCAAGGAACTGGCTTGTGGGCATGCAAAAACTCTGGAAAAAGTTGCCCTGGTGGTGCCACG TCAATAAGCTTTATGAATTCCAACAACATTGTCATCAATGGATTAACATCACAAAACAGCCAACTTTACCACATTGTTTTCAATGGTTGCAACAATGTGAAGATGCAAGGCGTCAGGATTTCAGCCTCCAGGACAAGCCCCAACACTGACGGCATTCATGTCCAGTTATCGACCAGCGTCTCGATCTACAACACCAGGATCGCAACCGGTGATGACTGTGTCTCAGTTGGCCCCGGAACCGCCAACCTGTGGATTGAAAATGTTCAATGTGGCCCTGGACATGGAATCAG CATTGGAAGTTTGGGCAAGCATTTGGAAGAGCCTGGAGTGCAAAATGTGACAGTTAAAACTACAACATTTACTGGTACTCAAAATGGAGTCAGAATAAAATCTTGGGGGAGACCAAGCAATGGATTTGCGAGGAACATTCTCTTTCAACATGCAGTGATGTCAAAT GTTTCAGGTGTAAAAATAAGCGATGTAACATACCAAGACATTCATGGAAGCTCTGCAACAGCAGTGGCCGTGAAGTTTGATTGCAGTTCAGAGTATCCATGCTCCAGGATAAGAATGGAAAACGTGAAGCTTACATACAACAATCAAGTGGCATCAGCATCTTGCAGCCATGCTGATGGAACGTCTTCTGGTTTAGTTCAACCCACCAGTTGCTTGTAG